In the Streptomyces sp. cg36 genome, one interval contains:
- a CDS encoding HAMP domain-containing protein: protein MTALRDGDFRVRLQETHEGIPAELAAIFNQVAARNQHFTDELMRVRREVVRHGRLDERLAASPGQGSWTSGVTSANTLIDALVVPAANATRVLDAVAGGDLTQRVDLHDGNRQLRGDLRRLGGAVNKMVDQLSLFTGEVTRVAREVGTEGRLGGRAKVQRLSGSWRDVTEAVNTMAARLTAQVRDIAAVTTAVARGDLTRTVTVEATGELLELKLTVNTMVDQLSAFADEVTRVAREVGTEGQLGGRAQVRGVSGVWKNLTDNVNFMASNLTSQVRNIAQVTTAVANGDLSQKIMVDAQGEILELKSTINTMVDQLSAFADEVTRVAREVGTEGNLGGRAQVRGVSGVWKDLTENVNFMADNLTSQVRNIALVSTAVAQGDLGKKITVEAKGEILELKSTINTMVDQLSAFADEVTRVAREVGTEGNLGGQAQVRGVSGVWKDLTDNVNFMASNLTSQVRNIAQVTTAVANGDLSKKITVDARGEIMELKDTVNTMVEQLRAFADEVTRVAREVGTDGRLGGRAQVLGVSGVWKDLTDNVNYMADNLTSQVRNIAQVATAVAQGDLSKKIDVDARGEILELKTTINTMVDTLSSFSSEVTRVAREVGSEGQLGGQARVEGVYGTWKRLTTNVNELALNLTTQVRAIAEVASAVAQGDMSRSITVETRGEVSELKDNINLMVANLRETTRAKDWLESNLARLAALMQGHRDLMEVADLILRELTPLVNAQYGAFFLADPDEDGTPSRTTSATKGLAFIAGYGSAQGATVDTTGMPGHGLVRQAALEKKRILLEEAPPDYIKINSGLGEASPASVVIIPILFEDKLLGVIELASFSRFSDVHLAFFDQFVNTIGVAINTIIANSRTESLLSESQRLAIQLQERSDELQRQQAELQRSNAELEEKAALLATSSQYKSEFLANMSHELRTPLNSLLILARLLSDNPDAHLSEQEVQFASTIHRSGSDLLQLINDILDLSKIEAGRMDVRPKRLPLIKVLDYVHATFRPLTLDRGLAFEVAVGEDVPREMYSDEQRLQQILRNLLSNAIKFTSSGRVELSVGRVKEPDDGTPHTEDLIAFAVTDTGIGIAPEKLPVIFEAFQQADGTTNRKYGGTGLGLSISREIAGLLGGRIVAASEPGRGSTFTLYVPVRHPGHPVGEPDQPPELGPDPAEPLSSDHVLLPDQDDGWPTSTKLEEWKRGRAGQVLPGRRVLIVDDDIRNVFALTHVLGRVGMPVLYAENGREGIETLERSPDVELVLMDIMMPEMDGYETIEAIRRSPRWAELPIVALTAKAMPGDREKSIAQGANEYVPKPVDVDRLLTVVCALLDPEGGAGGPGPDGGSVPEQTRGTGEPAAAPPTT from the coding sequence ATGACGGCGCTGCGCGACGGCGACTTCCGGGTGCGCCTGCAGGAGACGCACGAGGGGATACCGGCCGAACTGGCGGCCATCTTCAACCAGGTCGCCGCCCGCAACCAGCACTTCACGGACGAGCTGATGCGGGTGCGCCGCGAGGTGGTGCGGCACGGCAGGCTGGACGAGCGGCTCGCGGCCAGCCCCGGCCAGGGCTCCTGGACGTCCGGGGTGACCAGCGCGAACACCCTGATCGACGCCCTGGTGGTGCCGGCGGCGAACGCGACGCGCGTGCTCGACGCGGTGGCGGGCGGCGATCTGACCCAGCGGGTCGACCTGCACGACGGGAACCGCCAGCTGCGCGGCGATCTGCGCCGGCTCGGCGGGGCCGTCAACAAGATGGTCGACCAGCTCTCCCTGTTCACCGGCGAGGTGACCCGGGTGGCGCGCGAGGTCGGCACCGAGGGCCGCCTCGGCGGGCGCGCCAAGGTGCAGCGCCTCAGCGGCAGTTGGCGCGATGTGACCGAGGCCGTCAACACGATGGCGGCCCGCCTCACCGCGCAGGTCCGCGACATCGCGGCGGTGACGACGGCGGTGGCGCGCGGCGACCTGACCCGTACGGTGACGGTCGAGGCGACCGGTGAGCTCCTCGAACTGAAGCTCACCGTGAACACGATGGTGGACCAGCTCTCCGCCTTCGCCGACGAGGTCACCCGGGTGGCCCGCGAGGTCGGCACCGAGGGTCAGCTGGGCGGGCGCGCCCAGGTCAGGGGCGTCTCCGGGGTCTGGAAGAACCTCACCGACAACGTCAACTTCATGGCGTCCAACCTCACCTCCCAGGTCCGCAACATCGCCCAGGTCACCACCGCCGTCGCCAACGGCGACCTGTCGCAGAAGATCATGGTGGACGCGCAGGGCGAGATCCTGGAGCTGAAGTCGACCATCAACACCATGGTCGACCAGCTCTCCGCCTTCGCCGACGAGGTCACCCGCGTCGCCCGCGAGGTCGGCACCGAGGGCAACCTCGGCGGGCGCGCCCAGGTCAGGGGCGTCTCCGGGGTGTGGAAGGACCTCACCGAGAACGTCAACTTCATGGCGGACAACCTGACTTCACAGGTCCGCAACATCGCGCTGGTCTCCACCGCCGTGGCCCAGGGCGACCTCGGCAAGAAGATCACGGTGGAGGCCAAGGGCGAGATCCTGGAGCTGAAGTCGACCATCAACACCATGGTCGACCAGCTCTCCGCCTTCGCCGACGAGGTCACCCGCGTCGCCCGCGAGGTCGGCACCGAGGGCAACCTCGGCGGTCAGGCGCAGGTGCGCGGGGTGTCCGGGGTGTGGAAGGACCTCACCGACAACGTCAACTTCATGGCGTCCAACCTCACCTCCCAGGTCCGCAACATCGCCCAGGTCACCACCGCCGTCGCCAACGGCGACCTCTCCAAGAAGATCACCGTGGACGCGCGCGGCGAGATCATGGAGCTCAAGGACACCGTCAACACGATGGTGGAGCAGCTGCGCGCCTTCGCCGACGAGGTCACCCGGGTGGCGCGCGAGGTCGGCACGGACGGCCGGCTCGGCGGGCGCGCCCAGGTGCTGGGCGTCTCGGGCGTCTGGAAGGACCTCACCGACAACGTCAACTACATGGCGGACAACCTGACTTCACAGGTCCGCAACATCGCCCAGGTCGCCACGGCGGTGGCCCAGGGCGACCTCTCCAAGAAGATCGACGTGGACGCGCGCGGCGAGATCCTGGAGCTGAAGACCACCATCAACACCATGGTGGACACGCTCTCCTCGTTCTCCTCCGAGGTCACCCGGGTCGCCCGCGAGGTCGGCTCGGAGGGCCAGCTGGGCGGCCAGGCCCGGGTCGAGGGCGTGTACGGCACCTGGAAGCGCCTGACGACGAACGTGAACGAACTGGCGCTGAACCTCACCACCCAGGTCCGCGCGATCGCCGAGGTGGCCTCGGCGGTGGCCCAGGGCGACATGTCCCGCTCGATCACCGTGGAGACCCGGGGCGAGGTCTCCGAGCTCAAGGACAACATCAATCTGATGGTGGCCAATCTGCGCGAGACGACCCGCGCCAAGGACTGGCTGGAGTCGAACCTGGCGCGGCTCGCGGCCCTGATGCAGGGCCACCGGGACCTGATGGAGGTCGCCGATCTGATCCTGCGCGAGCTGACCCCGCTGGTCAACGCGCAGTACGGGGCGTTCTTCCTGGCCGACCCGGACGAGGACGGCACCCCCTCCCGCACCACCAGCGCCACCAAGGGCCTCGCCTTCATCGCGGGGTACGGCTCGGCGCAGGGCGCCACCGTCGACACCACCGGGATGCCGGGGCACGGGCTGGTGCGCCAGGCGGCCCTGGAGAAGAAGCGGATCCTCCTGGAGGAGGCCCCGCCCGACTACATCAAGATCAACTCAGGGCTCGGGGAGGCGTCCCCCGCCAGCGTGGTGATCATCCCGATCCTCTTCGAGGACAAGCTGCTCGGGGTGATCGAGCTGGCCTCCTTCTCCCGCTTCTCCGACGTCCACCTGGCCTTCTTCGACCAGTTCGTCAACACCATCGGCGTCGCCATCAACACCATCATCGCCAACTCCCGTACCGAATCGCTGCTCAGCGAGTCCCAGCGGCTCGCCATCCAGCTCCAGGAGCGCTCCGACGAACTCCAGCGCCAGCAGGCCGAACTGCAGCGCTCCAACGCCGAACTGGAGGAGAAGGCGGCCCTGCTCGCCACCAGCTCCCAGTACAAGTCGGAGTTCCTCGCGAACATGTCGCACGAGCTGCGCACCCCGCTCAACTCGCTGCTCATCCTGGCCCGGCTGCTCTCCGACAACCCCGACGCCCACCTCTCCGAGCAGGAGGTGCAGTTCGCCTCCACCATCCACCGCTCCGGCTCCGACCTGCTCCAGCTGATCAACGACATCCTGGACCTGTCGAAGATCGAGGCCGGGCGGATGGACGTCCGCCCCAAGCGGCTCCCGCTGATCAAGGTCCTCGACTACGTCCACGCCACCTTCCGCCCCCTCACCCTGGACCGGGGCCTGGCCTTCGAGGTCGCCGTCGGCGAGGACGTGCCGCGCGAGATGTACTCCGACGAGCAGCGCCTCCAGCAGATCCTGCGCAACCTGCTCTCCAACGCGATCAAGTTCACCTCCTCCGGCCGCGTCGAGCTGAGCGTCGGCCGGGTCAAGGAGCCGGACGACGGGACGCCGCACACCGAGGACCTGATCGCCTTCGCCGTCACCGACACCGGCATCGGCATCGCCCCCGAGAAACTCCCGGTGATCTTCGAGGCGTTCCAGCAGGCCGACGGCACCACCAACCGCAAGTACGGCGGCACCGGCCTCGGCCTCTCCATCAGCCGCGAGATCGCCGGGCTGCTCGGCGGCCGGATCGTCGCCGCCAGCGAGCCGGGCCGGGGCTCCACCTTCACCCTGTACGTACCGGTGCGCCACCCCGGGCATCCGGTCGGCGAACCCGACCAGCCGCCCGAGCTCGGCCCGGACCCGGCCGAGCCGCTCTCCTCCGACCACGTCCTGCTGCCCGACCAGGACGACGGCTGGCCCACCAGCACCAAGCTGGAGGAGTGGAAGCGGGGCCGCGCCGGGCAGGTCCTCCCCGGGCGCCGGGTGCTGATCGTCGACGACGACATCCGCAACGTCTTCGCGCTCACCCACGTACTGGGCCGGGTCGGCATGCCCGTCCTGTACGCGGAGAACGGCCGGGAGGGCATCGAGACCCTGGAGCGCAGCCCCGACGTCGAACTGGTCCTGATGGACATCATGATGCCCGAGATGGACGGCTACGAGACGATCGAGGCGATCCGCCGCAGCCCCCGCTGGGCCGAGCTGCCGATCGTCGCGCTCACCGCGAAGGCGATGCCCGGCGACCGCGAGAAGTCCATCGCCCAGGGCGCCAACGAGTACGTCCCCAAGCCGGTCGACGTGGACCGGCTCCTCACCGTGGTCTGCGCACTGCTGGACCCCGAGGGCGGCGCGGGCGGTCCGGGACCGGACGGCGGTTCCGTACCCGAGCAGACACGCGGCACCGGGGAGCCCGCCGCCGCGCCACCGACCACGTAA
- a CDS encoding SpoIIE family protein phosphatase: MGSIPTQRESVNRPLQSPSSPAAPSVSGPAEGDGRACVRTSLPGNPLAPSAARRFVRAALADWTALGLSGTDALDDRVADDTAILVNELVTNAVVHAGTTVDLVCRLERPAGEDPGAVVLEVSDHHPARVVRNEPRGAHEPGAPEYGHGLHLVAALAECWGITYRTGLKTVWARLPLACDGGAEPPHGADGGADERLQRGLRAAGMLATAPRPAPAHDRDWVNRGALSFLAEASDLLAGQFDEDMIAALAGQLLVPRLADWCAVWLDPEAGGPVGQPRLARVWHARESGIEELRAALDKEPPRLPESARGGPVPVPWPCRDEPGDGAALAYRMVAGGRAVGVLMLGRGGLARMPDEVTGLVEDFVRRVALAIGAARQYTRQVTISRVLQRGLLPAGVAEIPGVDSALVYQPSGEGVAGGDFYDLFPGADGRWCFALGDVQGSGPEAAVVTGLVRPWLRLLAREGYAVHDVLDRLNKLLVDDGVEAAEAAAGMVAAAGGHGVAEGPQSRFLSLLYGELVPVPEEHGGGVSCTLASAGHPLPLLLRPEGTVRAAAVPQVLIGVVEGAAYESESFRLLPGDTLLCVTDGVTERRSGTEMFDDGDGLAAALADCAGMTATGVAEAIKRAVYAFGTTPPEDDLALLVLQAR, encoded by the coding sequence GTGGGGTCCATTCCAACGCAGCGGGAGAGCGTGAACCGCCCACTCCAGTCGCCCTCTTCGCCCGCGGCCCCGTCCGTCTCCGGCCCGGCCGAGGGCGACGGACGGGCCTGCGTCCGCACCAGCCTGCCCGGCAACCCGCTGGCGCCGTCCGCCGCCCGCCGCTTCGTACGGGCCGCGCTCGCCGACTGGACGGCGCTCGGCCTGTCCGGCACCGACGCCCTCGACGACCGCGTCGCCGACGACACGGCGATACTCGTCAACGAACTGGTCACCAACGCCGTGGTGCACGCGGGCACCACGGTCGACCTGGTCTGCCGCCTGGAGCGGCCCGCCGGGGAGGACCCCGGCGCGGTGGTCCTGGAGGTCTCCGACCACCACCCCGCCCGGGTCGTGCGCAACGAGCCGCGCGGGGCGCACGAGCCGGGCGCGCCGGAGTACGGCCACGGCCTGCACCTGGTCGCGGCGCTCGCGGAGTGCTGGGGGATCACCTACCGCACCGGCCTCAAGACGGTGTGGGCGCGCCTGCCGCTGGCGTGCGACGGCGGCGCCGAGCCGCCCCACGGGGCCGACGGGGGCGCCGACGAGCGGCTCCAGCGCGGGCTGCGCGCCGCCGGGATGCTCGCCACCGCGCCCCGCCCCGCGCCCGCCCACGACCGCGACTGGGTCAACCGGGGCGCGCTCTCCTTCCTCGCCGAGGCGTCCGACCTGCTGGCGGGCCAGTTCGACGAGGACATGATCGCGGCGCTCGCCGGGCAGCTGCTGGTGCCCCGGCTCGCCGACTGGTGCGCCGTCTGGCTCGACCCGGAGGCGGGCGGACCCGTCGGCCAGCCCCGGCTCGCCCGGGTCTGGCACGCCCGCGAGTCCGGCATCGAGGAGCTGCGGGCGGCCCTGGACAAGGAGCCGCCCCGGCTGCCGGAGTCCGCGCGCGGCGGCCCGGTCCCGGTGCCCTGGCCGTGCCGCGACGAGCCCGGCGACGGGGCGGCGCTCGCCTACCGGATGGTCGCGGGCGGCCGGGCGGTCGGCGTGCTGATGCTCGGGCGGGGCGGGCTGGCGCGGATGCCGGACGAGGTGACCGGCCTCGTGGAGGACTTCGTACGCCGGGTGGCCCTGGCGATCGGGGCCGCCCGCCAGTACACCCGCCAGGTCACCATCAGCCGGGTGCTCCAGCGCGGGCTGCTGCCCGCCGGGGTCGCCGAGATCCCGGGCGTCGACAGCGCGCTCGTCTACCAGCCCAGCGGCGAGGGCGTGGCGGGCGGCGACTTCTACGACCTGTTCCCCGGCGCCGACGGCCGTTGGTGCTTCGCCCTCGGCGACGTCCAGGGCAGCGGCCCCGAGGCGGCGGTCGTCACCGGCCTGGTCCGCCCCTGGCTGCGGCTGCTGGCCCGGGAGGGGTACGCGGTCCACGACGTGCTCGACCGCCTCAACAAGCTGCTCGTCGACGACGGGGTGGAGGCCGCCGAGGCGGCGGCCGGGATGGTCGCGGCGGCGGGCGGGCACGGGGTCGCCGAGGGCCCGCAGAGCCGCTTCCTGTCCCTGCTCTACGGGGAGCTGGTGCCCGTCCCCGAGGAGCACGGCGGCGGGGTGAGCTGCACCCTGGCCAGCGCCGGGCACCCGCTGCCGCTGCTGCTGCGGCCCGAGGGCACGGTGCGGGCGGCGGCCGTGCCGCAGGTGCTGATCGGGGTGGTGGAGGGAGCGGCGTACGAGAGCGAGAGCTTCCGGCTGCTGCCCGGCGACACCCTGCTGTGCGTCACCGACGGGGTGACCGAGCGGCGCTCGGGCACGGAGATGTTCGACGACGGCGACGGGCTCGCCGCGGCGCTTGCCGACTGCGCCGGGATGACGGCCACCGGGGTCGCGGAGGCCATCAAGCGCGCGGTGTACGCGTTCGGGACGACGCCGCCCGAGGACGACCTGGCGCTGCTGGTCCTCCAGGCCCGCTGA
- the hemW gene encoding radical SAM family heme chaperone HemW, whose translation MPSVLPDGEPVPEDGSLPPAALAGAQDRPLGFYLHVPYCATRCGYCDFNTYTATELRGSGGVLASRDNYADTLIDEVRLARKVLGDDPRPVRTVFVGGGTPTLLAAGDLVRMLAAVRDEFGLADDAEVTTEANPESVDRAYLEELRAGGFNRVSFGMQSAKQHVLKILDRTHTPGRPEACVAEARAAGFDHVNLDLIYGTPGESDEDWRESLAAAVGAGPDHISAYALIVEEGTQLARRIRRGEVPMTDDDVHADRYLIADEVLAGAGFDWYEVSNWATTEAGRCLHNELYWRGADWWGAGPGAHSHVGGVRWWNVKHPGAYAAALAGGRTPGAGREVLAAEDRRVERILLELRLREGCELALLRPAGLAAAGRALVEGLLEAGPYGEGRAVLTLRGRLLADAVVRDLVD comes from the coding sequence ATGCCTTCCGTACTGCCCGATGGTGAGCCCGTGCCCGAGGACGGGTCGCTGCCCCCTGCCGCCCTGGCGGGCGCCCAGGACCGGCCGCTCGGCTTCTACCTGCACGTTCCCTACTGCGCGACGCGCTGCGGGTACTGCGACTTCAACACCTACACCGCCACCGAGCTGCGCGGCTCCGGCGGCGTCCTCGCCTCCCGCGACAACTACGCCGACACCCTGATCGACGAGGTGCGCCTGGCCCGCAAGGTGCTGGGCGACGACCCGCGCCCGGTGCGGACCGTCTTCGTCGGCGGCGGCACCCCGACCCTGCTCGCCGCCGGTGACCTGGTGCGGATGCTGGCGGCCGTCCGGGACGAGTTCGGGCTGGCGGACGACGCCGAGGTGACGACGGAGGCGAACCCGGAGTCGGTGGACCGGGCGTATCTGGAGGAGCTGCGGGCCGGCGGCTTCAACCGGGTCTCCTTCGGGATGCAGAGCGCCAAGCAGCACGTCCTGAAGATCCTGGACCGTACGCACACGCCCGGCCGGCCCGAGGCGTGCGTCGCCGAGGCGCGCGCGGCGGGCTTCGACCACGTCAACCTGGACCTGATCTACGGCACGCCGGGGGAGTCGGACGAGGACTGGCGCGAGTCGCTGGCGGCGGCCGTGGGCGCGGGCCCCGACCACATCTCGGCGTACGCGCTGATCGTGGAGGAGGGCACCCAGCTGGCGCGCCGCATCCGGCGCGGCGAGGTGCCGATGACCGACGACGACGTCCACGCCGACCGCTATCTCATCGCCGACGAGGTCCTCGCGGGGGCGGGGTTCGACTGGTACGAGGTGTCGAACTGGGCGACCACCGAGGCGGGCCGCTGCCTGCACAACGAGCTGTACTGGCGCGGGGCCGACTGGTGGGGTGCGGGGCCCGGCGCGCACAGCCATGTCGGGGGCGTGCGGTGGTGGAACGTGAAGCATCCGGGTGCCTACGCGGCGGCGCTCGCGGGTGGGCGCACGCCGGGCGCCGGGCGCGAGGTCCTCGCCGCGGAGGACCGGCGCGTCGAGCGGATCCTGCTGGAGCTGCGGCTGCGCGAGGGGTGCGAGCTGGCGCTGCTGCGGCCCGCGGGGCTGGCGGCGGCGGGGCGGGCGCTGGTGGAGGGGCTGCTGGAGGCGGGGCCGTACGGGGAGGGGCGGGCCGTGTTGACCCTGCGGGGGCGGTTGTTGGCGGATGCGGTGGTTCGCGACCTGGTGGACTGA
- a CDS encoding DUF3097 domain-containing protein, with amino-acid sequence MRSYSPDLTPPWKKRTPVPEVPAESDLVVEEVGTGFCGAVIRCEAGTVTLEDRFGKHRVFPLAERGFLLEGKVVTLVRPAAGPARPARTASGSVAVPGARARVARAGRIYVEGRHDAELVEKVWGDDLRIEGVVVEYLSGVDDLPAIVAEFAPGPDARLGVLVDHLVPGSKESRIAAAVTGEHVLVAGHPYIDVWEAVKPASVGIPAWPVVPRGEDWKTGVCRTLGWPANTGAAWQRILSRVHSYKDLEPELLGRVEELIDFVTTPHP; translated from the coding sequence ATGCGCAGCTACAGCCCGGACCTGACCCCGCCCTGGAAGAAGCGGACCCCGGTCCCCGAGGTCCCCGCCGAGTCCGACCTGGTGGTCGAGGAGGTGGGGACGGGGTTCTGCGGGGCGGTGATCCGCTGCGAGGCGGGCACGGTGACGCTGGAGGACCGCTTCGGCAAGCACCGGGTGTTCCCGCTGGCCGAGCGGGGCTTCCTGCTCGAAGGCAAGGTCGTCACCCTGGTGCGCCCGGCCGCGGGCCCGGCGCGCCCGGCGCGCACGGCCTCCGGATCGGTGGCGGTGCCGGGGGCGCGGGCGCGGGTCGCGCGCGCCGGGCGCATCTATGTGGAGGGGCGCCACGACGCGGAGCTGGTGGAGAAGGTGTGGGGCGACGACCTGCGCATCGAGGGCGTGGTCGTCGAGTACCTCTCCGGCGTCGACGACCTCCCGGCCATCGTCGCCGAGTTCGCCCCCGGCCCCGACGCGCGGCTCGGCGTACTGGTCGACCACCTGGTGCCGGGCTCCAAGGAGTCCCGGATCGCGGCAGCGGTCACCGGCGAACACGTCCTGGTGGCGGGCCACCCCTACATCGACGTGTGGGAGGCGGTGAAGCCCGCGTCGGTCGGGATCCCCGCGTGGCCGGTGGTACCCCGGGGCGAGGACTGGAAGACGGGGGTCTGCCGCACCCTGGGCTGGCCCGCGAACACGGGCGCGGCATGGCAGCGGATCCTGTCCCGGGTCCACAGCTACAAGGACCTGGAGCCGGAGCTGCTGGGCAGAGTGGAAGAACTGATCGACTTCGTGACAACCCCCCACCCCTGA
- a CDS encoding MBL fold metallo-hydrolase, which produces MDVRWEEFGWERLGDGVGRRRLPGWDATAGLVVGDRAVLLYDTGSTLREGAELRAQAQALAGRRVTHIALSHPHFDHVLGTAAFAGCEVYGAVGIDRVLDSEALCADAVAQGVPAERAAEAADLLVRPHHAVSGEWTLDLGGRQVLLANVGPGHSGHDLALLVPGTPEVVFCGDLVEESGEPQAGPDAVRTRWPAALDRLLALGGEDAVYVPGHGAAVDAAFVRAQRAELAARFGVS; this is translated from the coding sequence ATGGACGTCAGATGGGAAGAGTTCGGCTGGGAGCGACTGGGCGACGGCGTGGGCCGGCGCCGCCTTCCGGGGTGGGACGCGACGGCCGGTCTGGTCGTGGGCGACCGGGCCGTACTGCTGTACGACACGGGGTCCACGCTGCGCGAGGGCGCCGAACTGCGCGCCCAGGCCCAGGCGCTGGCCGGGCGCCGAGTGACGCACATCGCACTGAGCCACCCCCACTTCGACCACGTGCTGGGCACCGCCGCGTTCGCGGGCTGCGAGGTGTACGGGGCGGTCGGCATCGACCGGGTGCTGGACTCCGAGGCGCTGTGCGCCGACGCCGTCGCACAGGGGGTCCCGGCCGAGCGGGCCGCCGAGGCCGCCGACCTGCTGGTGCGCCCGCACCACGCGGTCAGCGGCGAATGGACGCTGGACCTGGGCGGACGCCAGGTGCTGCTCGCCAACGTCGGGCCCGGCCACAGCGGCCACGACCTGGCGCTGCTGGTGCCGGGCACGCCCGAGGTGGTGTTCTGCGGCGATCTCGTGGAGGAGTCCGGCGAACCGCAGGCGGGCCCGGACGCGGTCCGCACCCGCTGGCCCGCCGCCCTGGACCGGCTGCTCGCGCTCGGCGGCGAGGACGCGGTGTACGTACCGGGGCACGGGGCGGCCGTCGACGCGGCCTTCGTCCGCGCCCAGCGCGCCGAACTCGCCGCCAGGTTCGGCGTGTCGTAG
- the hrcA gene encoding heat-inducible transcriptional repressor HrcA, which translates to MLSERRLEVLRAIVQDYVGTEEPVGSKALTERHALGVSPATVRNDMAVLEEEGFIAQPHTSAGRIPTDKGYRLFVDRLAGVKPMSAPERRAIQNFLDSAVDLDDVVARTVRLLAQLTRQVAVVQYPSLTRSTVRHVELLSLAPARLMLVLITDTGRVEQRLVDCPAPFGETSLADLRARLNSRVVGRRFADVPPLVQELPESFEPEDRGTVSTVLSTLLETLVEETEERLMIGGTANLTRFGHDFPLTIRPVLEALEEQVVLLKLLGEAKESGMTVRIGHENAHEGLNSTSVVSVGYGSGGEAVAKLGVVGPTRMDYPGTMGAVRAVARYVGQILAES; encoded by the coding sequence ATGCTCAGTGAACGCAGACTTGAGGTCCTGCGCGCCATCGTCCAGGACTACGTCGGGACCGAGGAGCCGGTCGGGTCGAAGGCCCTGACCGAGCGGCACGCGCTGGGCGTCTCCCCGGCGACCGTGCGCAACGACATGGCCGTGCTGGAGGAGGAGGGCTTCATCGCCCAGCCCCACACCAGCGCCGGCCGCATCCCCACCGACAAGGGCTACCGGCTGTTCGTCGACCGGCTGGCCGGCGTCAAGCCGATGTCGGCCCCGGAGCGGCGCGCCATCCAGAACTTCCTGGACAGCGCGGTCGACCTGGACGACGTGGTGGCCCGCACGGTCCGGCTGCTCGCCCAGCTCACCCGGCAGGTCGCCGTGGTGCAGTACCCGTCGCTGACCCGGTCCACGGTGCGGCACGTGGAGCTGCTCTCGCTGGCCCCGGCCCGGCTGATGCTGGTGCTGATCACCGACACCGGCCGCGTCGAGCAGCGGCTGGTGGACTGCCCGGCGCCGTTCGGCGAGACCTCGCTCGCGGACCTGCGGGCGCGGCTGAACAGCCGGGTGGTGGGCCGTCGCTTCGCCGATGTGCCCCCGCTGGTGCAGGAGCTGCCGGAGTCCTTCGAACCGGAGGACCGAGGAACCGTTTCGACGGTCCTCTCCACCCTGCTCGAAACCCTGGTCGAGGAGACCGAGGAGCGGCTGATGATCGGCGGTACCGCCAATCTCACCCGCTTCGGACACGACTTCCCGCTGACCATCCGGCCGGTGCTGGAGGCGCTGGAGGAGCAGGTGGTGCTCCTCAAGCTCCTCGGCGAGGCCAAGGAATCGGGCATGACCGTACGAATCGGGCATGAGAACGCCCATGAGGGGCTGAACTCCACGTCCGTCGTCTCGGTCGGCTACGGTTCGGGCGGCGAGGCGGTCGCCAAACTCGGCGTGGTCGGACCGACCCGCATGGATTACCCCGGAACGATGGGAGCGGTACGCGCAGTGGCACGTTACGTCGGACAGATCCTGGCGGAGTCGTAA
- the dnaJ gene encoding molecular chaperone DnaJ: MATDYYAVLGVRRDASQDEIKKAFRRLARELHPDVNPDPKTQERFKEINAAYEVLSDPQKKQVYDLGGDPLSSSGGGGAGGFGAGGFGNFSDIMDAFFGNAAQRGPRSRTRRGQDAMIRLEIDLNEAAFGTTKEIQVDTAVVCTTCSGEGAAPGTSAQTCDMCRGRGEVSQVTRSFLGQVMTSRPCPQCQGFGTVVPTPCPECAGDGRIRSRRTLTVKIPAGVDNGTRIQLAGEGEVGPGGGPAGDLYVEIHELNHDVFQRRGDDLHCTVTIPMTAAALGTKVPLQTLDGMEEVDIRPGTQSGQSIPLHGRGVTHLRGGGRGDLIVHVEVTTPTKLDPQQEDLLRQLAKLRGEERPLGQFQPGQQGLFSRLKDAFNGR; this comes from the coding sequence GTGGCCACGGACTACTACGCCGTACTGGGCGTACGCCGCGACGCATCGCAGGACGAGATCAAGAAGGCGTTCCGGCGCCTCGCCCGCGAGCTTCACCCGGACGTGAATCCGGACCCGAAGACGCAGGAGCGGTTCAAGGAGATCAACGCCGCCTACGAGGTCCTCTCGGACCCGCAGAAGAAGCAGGTCTACGACCTCGGCGGCGACCCCCTGTCGTCGTCGGGCGGCGGTGGCGCCGGCGGCTTTGGCGCGGGCGGCTTCGGCAACTTCTCCGACATCATGGACGCCTTCTTCGGCAACGCGGCGCAGCGCGGACCGCGCTCGCGCACCCGCCGGGGCCAGGACGCCATGATCCGGCTGGAGATCGACCTCAACGAGGCGGCCTTCGGCACGACCAAGGAGATCCAGGTCGACACGGCGGTCGTCTGTACGACCTGCTCGGGCGAGGGCGCCGCCCCCGGCACCTCGGCCCAGACCTGTGACATGTGCCGCGGCCGTGGCGAGGTCTCCCAGGTCACCCGGTCCTTCCTGGGCCAGGTCATGACCTCCCGGCCCTGCCCCCAGTGCCAGGGCTTCGGCACCGTGGTGCCCACCCCGTGCCCGGAGTGCGCCGGCGACGGCCGCATCCGCTCGCGGCGCACGCTCACGGTCAAGATCCCGGCCGGTGTCGACAACGGCACCCGCATCCAGCTCGCGGGCGAGGGCGAGGTCGGCCCCGGCGGCGGCCCCGCCGGCGACCTGTACGTGGAGATCCACGAGCTGAACCACGACGTCTTCCAGCGCCGCGGCGACGATCTGCACTGCACGGTGACCATCCCCATGACGGCGGCGGCGCTCGGCACCAAGGTGCCGCTGCAGACGCTGGACGGCATGGAGGAGGTGGACATCCGCCCGGGCACCCAGTCGGGCCAGTCCATCCCGCTGCACGGGCGCGGTGTCACGCATCTGCGCGGCGGCGGCCGGGGCGACCTGATCGTCCACGTCGAGGTCACCACCCCGACCAAGCTGGACCCCCAGCAGGAGGACCTGCTGCGCCAGCTGGCCAAGCTCCGCGGCGAGGAGCGCCCCCTGGGCCAGTTCCAGCCGGGGCAGCAGGGGCTGTTCTCTCGGTTGAAGGACGCTTTCAACGGCCGCTGA